One part of the Clostridium thermosuccinogenes genome encodes these proteins:
- a CDS encoding copper amine oxidase N-terminal domain-containing protein produces the protein MRAILKALSVVLVISMITAFFTGCTAEEKSLLDALVKSSEITSMENSTNLKIHFNVKGLSEEESVIISQIADILNNMEIKVEGKTIQNKEKTALKQDMDLSLSLLGVTMNMGIWQDIDFSGEKPVMTQVMEIPAFFRMYLPEEFYDKQYLVMGQEDLAESESNTQLNYKKIIELSTTLQNTMLDFVKDNIDEFDPGFVAVTRKENKIVDGETLAVYELKLNDGAFKDLLKYFINNTLKSKSTLELFKEVAASFTGLADVAGDGSEEATTEDKELLEEDLSKNIQEFIDKANIALSAFEDVKFIGEKGITITYAVNSEGYIVEENGYIDLVIDTGAIEDASNRMKAKEAGKKIYVNKPSKSYGTYEIGLEFSSAISDINKVEDFELPQVDSSNSISFNDLMGFPNYNLDDYEDYEYVEEDFPFSVLVDYEYLDFTADPYFEGDTLMVEARTVFEALGADVQWNGKDKTVVITKDDISVVLKQNSRTALLNGSEVTLDAPVTVVEGKTMVPAEFVAEAMKVKMELYLEEEILFYTTIEE, from the coding sequence TGGTCAAGTCATCAGAAATAACTTCCATGGAGAACAGCACCAATCTTAAAATCCATTTTAACGTAAAGGGCCTTTCTGAAGAGGAATCAGTCATCATAAGCCAGATTGCTGATATCCTTAATAATATGGAGATAAAAGTGGAAGGCAAAACTATACAGAATAAAGAAAAAACTGCCTTAAAGCAAGATATGGATCTCAGCCTGAGCCTTCTTGGAGTGACTATGAATATGGGCATCTGGCAGGATATTGATTTTTCGGGAGAAAAACCTGTTATGACTCAGGTTATGGAGATTCCTGCTTTCTTTAGAATGTATCTTCCGGAAGAGTTCTATGATAAGCAGTATCTGGTGATGGGTCAGGAAGATTTGGCGGAATCTGAGAGCAATACCCAGCTGAACTATAAAAAGATCATAGAATTGTCGACCACATTGCAAAACACGATGCTCGATTTTGTAAAGGACAATATAGATGAATTCGATCCGGGCTTTGTTGCCGTTACCCGTAAGGAAAACAAGATTGTAGATGGCGAAACCCTTGCGGTGTATGAATTAAAGCTGAACGACGGAGCATTTAAGGACTTGTTGAAATACTTCATAAATAATACTCTTAAGAGTAAAAGTACACTGGAGCTTTTCAAAGAAGTGGCCGCATCTTTTACCGGACTGGCCGATGTTGCCGGGGATGGTTCTGAAGAAGCAACGACCGAAGATAAAGAGCTGCTGGAGGAAGATCTGAGCAAAAACATTCAGGAGTTTATCGACAAGGCCAATATCGCTCTCAGTGCCTTTGAAGATGTGAAATTTATTGGGGAAAAAGGCATAACAATAACTTATGCAGTTAACTCGGAAGGATACATAGTGGAGGAAAACGGGTACATCGACCTTGTCATCGATACAGGTGCAATAGAAGATGCCTCCAACCGTATGAAGGCAAAAGAAGCAGGGAAAAAAATCTATGTGAATAAGCCCAGCAAATCTTACGGTACATATGAAATTGGTCTGGAATTCAGCAGTGCGATATCCGATATCAACAAGGTTGAAGATTTTGAACTTCCCCAGGTGGACAGCAGCAATTCCATCAGCTTCAATGACCTTATGGGATTCCCGAATTACAATCTGGATGATTATGAGGATTACGAATATGTGGAGGAGGATTTCCCCTTCAGTGTATTGGTGGATTATGAATACCTAGATTTCACGGCAGATCCATATTTTGAAGGTGATACACTGATGGTGGAAGCCCGTACTGTGTTTGAAGCTCTCGGTGCAGATGTCCAATGGAATGGCAAGGATAAAACCGTAGTGATAACAAAGGATGATATCAGTGTAGTTCTGAAGCAGAACAGTAGAACTGCCTTGTTAAATGGCAGTGAGGTTACTCTTGACGCTCCTGTAACGGTTGTTGAAGGAAAGACGATGGTTCCGGCGGAATTTGTAGCCGAAGCTATGAAAGTGAAAATGGAACTGTATTTGGAAGAAGAAATACTGTTTTACACAACTATAGAAGAATAG